The window GCGCTTCGTCTCGCAATCCTATGCGCCGGTGGCGCCAAGCTGGGGCGTCAACAACCGTTCGGTGGCGCTGCGCGTGCCGGCCGGCGACGCCAGGAACCGCCGCATCGAGCACCGGCCATCCGGCGTCGACGCCAACCCCTATCTGGTGGCGGCGACGGTGCTGGCCGGCATCGTCAAGGGACTGGACGAGGAATTGGATCCCGGCCCGGAGACGGCCGGCAACGGCTACGAGCGGGCCGTGGAAACGTCGCCCATGCCGGCTGACTGGCGAGCCGCGATCGAAGCGGCCAGGGCCTCCAGTTTCCTCAAATCGGCGCTCGGCGCGGATTTGCACCGGACTTTCGTGGCTATCAAGCAGGCGGAATATCTACGCGTCGCGCGCACCGTCAGCGAGTTGGACTACCACCTCTATCTGCACGAGGTATGAGCCTCGCGGCCCGCGCGGAGCAATCCCTCGCCCCTCGCGGTGAAGGCGATGCCGAAGAAATATTGGCGGAACCTTCCGGAGGCCTCGCTCATTGCAGTTTTGATTGCAGGAGCGGACGGAGCCAAATCAGCCATGATCGCCCGGATGCCAACCACGCCAGCACCCCATCACGCCAAGGCCAAGGCAAAGCACTGGCCGACGCCGCAGCCCTCGGACTTGATCGGGCCGGAGAGCGCTGACATTCCGGCGTTGCGTGAAGAAGCGAAAGGCTGCCGCCGCTGCCCGCTCTGGCGCGATGCGACGCAAACCGTGTTTGGCGAAGGACCTGAGAGCGCGGATGTGATCTTCGTCGGCGAGCAGCCCGGCGACCAGGAGGATTTGGCTGGCAAGCCGTTTGTAGGCCCGGCCGGCAGGGTGTTCGACAGCATTCTTGATGATGCCGAAATCAACCGGCGAAAGGTTTATGTGACCAACGCGGTGAAGCACTTCAAATTCGAGCCGCGCGGCAAGCGCCGCATTCACTCCAAGCCCAATGCCGGCGAAATCCAGGCCTGCCGCTGGTGGCTGGACAAGGAGCTCGATCTGGTCAAGCCGAACCTCGTGGTGGCGCTCGGCGCGACCGCGGCGCAGTCGCTGCTCGGCAAGGCAGTGCCGATTACCAGAATGCGCGGCGACGTCATCGAGCGCGAGGACGGCGTGCGCATTTTCGTCACCATCCACCCCTCTTTCATCCTACGCATTCGCGAGCATGAGGACAAGGAAGCCGAGCGCGAGCGGTTCCTCCAGGATATGAGGAAGGTGAAGCAGCTGATGGCTGCTTGACGGTTATGCAACTTTGAAGATTAGCCGAAACGCCTGTCGCTTCGTCATCCACGGGCGGAGCAAGGAGCGAAGCGACGCGCGCAGACCCGAGGATCCATGCCGTTACTTCGACGCGTTGCAACGGTGCAGAATTCTGCTCCGTTAGCATTCCATGCGAGAGGTCACGGCATGGATCCCAGGGTCTGCGCGCGTCGCTTCGCTCCTTGCTCCGCTCTGGGATGACGACCTTGGGGGTATTGCCGCTATCGGACGAGAATAGCACGCAAGTCGTTCACGTTGGTCCCGGTCGGTCCCGGCACGAACAGATCGCCGATAGAATTAAAGGCCGTCCAGGCATTGTTGCCGGCAAGCATCGCCTTGGCGTCGACACCGGCAGCCCGCATGCGCCCAACTGTCGAGCCGTCGGCAAACGCCCCGGCATTGTTCTCCGAGCCGTCGATGCCGTCCGTATCGGCCGCGAGCGCATGAATGCCATCCAGCCCATCGATGCCGATGGCGAAGGCGAGCAGGAATTCACTGTTGCGACCGCCCTTGCCCTTGGCCCGCAGTGTTACGGTGGTCTCGCCGCCGGACAGGATCAGCACCGGCCTGGCGAACGGACGATTGCGTGTCGCCACTTCGCGGGCAATCGCGGCGTGGACGCCGCCGACCTCGCGCGCCTCGCCTTCGATGGAATCCGACAGGATAACCGCCTCGACGCCTTGCCGCTTCGCCTCGGCGGCCGCGGCTTCCAGCGACACGCCGGCCGAGGCGACGAGATGCACTTCATTGCCGGCAAAGCGTGGATCATGAGGACGCGGGGCATCGGCGGCCGGCGAGTTGATATGCGCCATGACCGAAGCCGGCAGCTTCATGTTATAGGCGGCAATCGAGGCCAGCGCGTCGTCGCGGCTGCCGCTGTCGGGAACGGTCGGCCCCGAAGCCACAAGCGCCGGATTGTCGCCTGGAATGTCGGAGACGACCAGCGAGACCACTTTGGCCGGATGAGCGGCGGCGGCGAGGCGGCCGCCCTTGATGGTCGAGACATGCTTGCGGATGGTGTTCATCGCCGCGATCGGCGCGCCGGAGGCAAGCAGCGCCTCGTTGACGGCGATCTCGTCGGCTAAAGTGAGGCCTGCGGCCGGCGACGGCAGCAGCGCCGAACCGCCGCCGGAAATCAGCGCCACGACGAGATCGGCCGCCGTCAATCCGCGCACCTTCTCCAACAACCGCCGCGAGGCTTCCAAGCCGGCGGCGTCCGGCACCGGATGCGCCGCCTCGATAATCTCGATGCGCTCGCATTTGGCGCCATAGCCGTAGCGGGTGACGACCAGGCCTTCGACCGGACCGTCCCAAGCCTTCTCGAAGGCCGCCGCCATCTGCGCCGAGCCTTTTCCCGCGCCGATGACAATGGTGCGGCCTTTCGGCTTTGCCGGCAAATGATCGCGTATCGTCTTTTCAGGATCGGCGGCGGCGACGGCCGCGTTGAAGATCGCGGTGAGGAAGGCCTTCGGATCGGTCATTTGTCTTCCGGCGGCAAGCTGAGCCCGCTTGCATCGATGCCGAGGTGGCCACAAAGCGCCTCGACGACGACGCCATGATCCTCCCGCTCCGGCAGGCCGGAGACGGCGATCACGCCAATGACGCCGGCGCCCCTGACGGTGACAGGAAAGCCGCCGCCGGCCAGCACGTAGTCGGCTATGTCCAGCGCCTCGCCGACCTTGAAGGTGCGGTCCGGCCGCTGCTGTTCCAGCACCATGCGGTAGGTGCTTCTAAGATAACGTTTCACGACGTTGATCTTGCGCCGCGCCCAGTCTGGATTGGAGGCGTTGGAGCCGGGCATCGCGGCATAAAACAGCGGCCGGTCGAAGGTCCTGATGTCGACGATGATCGGGAGGTTTTCCTTCAGAGCCCGCTCCCGGATCGCCGAGCCTATCTGAAAGGCGACGGCCTCGTCGAAGGCGGGAAAGACCAGCGTGGATTCCTGTTTCTGGATCAGAGCGATATCTTCGGCGGCGGCCATATCTCGTTCTCCGAAAGTCGACACCGTCGTTTGTACGACAACCTCTGTCCGGTCAAGCACTCGTCGCAGAAGGCCCCCTCATCCGGCCGCTTCGCGGCCACCTTCTCCCCGGCGGGGAGAAGAGGCGTGCGCCGGCGATCTCCTCTCCCCCTCGGGGAGAGGTCGGATTGCCCTGAATTGCCTTTCGCAATTCAGCTGGCAATCCGGGTGAGGGGGTTCACGCAACAATCGCGCTCTTCGCCGGCCGGCCCGCCACATAAACTTCGCGCACGGCGCGGTCGTCGCCGAGCGTTTGCAGCAGGAAGAGCTCCTCGGCAAGCGTCTCCACCGTCTCCATCCTGAGCCGCATCGCCGGCGTGGCGCTTGCGTCGAGCACGACGATGTCGGCGTCGGTGCCTTCGTCCAGTGTGCCGATTTTTTCCGCCACCGACAGCGCCTCGGCGTTGCCGCGCGTCAACTGCCAGAAGGACTGGAACGGGTTGAGCTTCTCGCCGTTGAGCGCGATCACCTTATAGCCTTCATCCATGGTGCGCAGCATCGAATAGTTGGTGCCGCCGCCGACATCGGTGGCGGCAGCGATCCTCAGCGGCTTCTCGCGGCGGCGGAAGCGCTGGTAGTCGAACAGGCCGGAGCCGAGGAACAGGTTGGAGGTCGGACAGAACACCGCCACCGAGCCCGACTGCGACAGCGCATCCGCCTCGCGTTCCGACAGATGGATGCAGTGGCCGAACAGGCTCTTTTTGCCCAGCAGCCCGTAATGCTCGTAGACGTCGGTATAGTCGCGCGACCAGGGATAGAGCTCCTGGGTGAAGGCAATCTCGGCGTGGTTCTCCGACAGATGCGTCTGCATGTGGAGATCGGGATATTCGCGACAGAGCGCGCCGGCCATTTCCATCTGCTCGGGCGATGAGGTGATGGCGAAGCGCGGCGTGATCGCATAGTGCTGGCGGCCCTTGCCGTGCCATTCGGCGATCAGCGCCTTGGTGTCGTCATAGCCGGTCCGCGGCGTGTCGAGCACGCCGTCCGGCGCATTGCGGTCCATCATCACCTTGCCGGCGACGTTGAGCATGTTGCGATCATGCGATTCGGCGAAGAACGCTTCCGCAGAGGCCTTATGCACCG is drawn from Mesorhizobium sp. B1-1-8 and contains these coding sequences:
- a CDS encoding UdgX family uracil-DNA binding protein (This protein belongs to the uracil DNA glycosylase superfamily, members of which act in excision repair of DNA. However, it belongs more specifically to UdgX branch, whose founding member was found to bind uracil in DNA (where it does not belong), without cleaving it, appears to promote DNA repair by a pathway involving RecA, rather than base excision.) translates to MIARMPTTPAPHHAKAKAKHWPTPQPSDLIGPESADIPALREEAKGCRRCPLWRDATQTVFGEGPESADVIFVGEQPGDQEDLAGKPFVGPAGRVFDSILDDAEINRRKVYVTNAVKHFKFEPRGKRRIHSKPNAGEIQACRWWLDKELDLVKPNLVVALGATAAQSLLGKAVPITRMRGDVIEREDGVRIFVTIHPSFILRIREHEDKEAERERFLQDMRKVKQLMAA
- a CDS encoding glycerate kinase, whose protein sequence is MTDPKAFLTAIFNAAVAAADPEKTIRDHLPAKPKGRTIVIGAGKGSAQMAAAFEKAWDGPVEGLVVTRYGYGAKCERIEIIEAAHPVPDAAGLEASRRLLEKVRGLTAADLVVALISGGGSALLPSPAAGLTLADEIAVNEALLASGAPIAAMNTIRKHVSTIKGGRLAAAAHPAKVVSLVVSDIPGDNPALVASGPTVPDSGSRDDALASIAAYNMKLPASVMAHINSPAADAPRPHDPRFAGNEVHLVASAGVSLEAAAAEAKRQGVEAVILSDSIEGEAREVGGVHAAIAREVATRNRPFARPVLILSGGETTVTLRAKGKGGRNSEFLLAFAIGIDGLDGIHALAADTDGIDGSENNAGAFADGSTVGRMRAAGVDAKAMLAGNNAWTAFNSIGDLFVPGPTGTNVNDLRAILVR
- a CDS encoding heme-degrading domain-containing protein — protein: MAAAEDIALIQKQESTLVFPAFDEAVAFQIGSAIRERALKENLPIIVDIRTFDRPLFYAAMPGSNASNPDWARRKINVVKRYLRSTYRMVLEQQRPDRTFKVGEALDIADYVLAGGGFPVTVRGAGVIGVIAVSGLPEREDHGVVVEALCGHLGIDASGLSLPPEDK
- the guaD gene encoding guanine deaminase, whose protein sequence is MTSKLLRGRTLSFLRWPEAIDDYSAWRYEEDGGLLVGDGKIVAAGCYAEVEKRAGESVEKIDHRPHLLLPGFIDAHVHFPQMQIIASYGAELLEWLNKYTFPEESKFQNAQHGRRIARLFLDEMVRHGTTTVAAYCSVHKASAEAFFAESHDRNMLNVAGKVMMDRNAPDGVLDTPRTGYDDTKALIAEWHGKGRQHYAITPRFAITSSPEQMEMAGALCREYPDLHMQTHLSENHAEIAFTQELYPWSRDYTDVYEHYGLLGKKSLFGHCIHLSEREADALSQSGSVAVFCPTSNLFLGSGLFDYQRFRRREKPLRIAAATDVGGGTNYSMLRTMDEGYKVIALNGEKLNPFQSFWQLTRGNAEALSVAEKIGTLDEGTDADIVVLDASATPAMRLRMETVETLAEELFLLQTLGDDRAVREVYVAGRPAKSAIVA